The Hippea jasoniae genome includes the window CTTCTTCTGCTACTTTCAATGCATGCTCAAGGCTTTCAACAGGGTCTTTTGTTCCAGGAACTACAGGAACACCGGCCTCAATCATTCTCTGTCTTGCCCTTGTCTTGTCGCCAAGAATGTACATCGACTCGGTGTTTGGACCGATAAATGTTATACCAGCTTCCTCGCATGCTTTAACAAACTCAGAGTTTTCAGCTAAAAATCCATAACCCGGGTGCACTGCATCACATCCTGCCTTAACACCCACCTCAACGATTTTATCTATTCTTAGATAAGACTCTGCAGCAGGAGAAGGACCTATATAATAAGCTTCATCCGCATATCTAACATGCAAAGCATTTCTATCTGCATCAGAATATACAGCTACAGTCTGGATACCCATCTTTCTGCAGGCACGGGCAACTCTAATTGCTATCTCACCTCTGTTGGCTATTAAAACCTTTTTAAATTCTTTATACTGTGCCATTTATGACCTCCCTTCCTATAGAGGAATATTTCCATGTTTCTTTGGTGGATTGGATTCCCTCTTGTTCTTTGTCATCTCCAAAGCCTGAATTATCTTTAACCTTGTATCGGCAGGGTCGATAATTTCATCTATATATCCAAGACCTGCAGCAACATAAGGATTGGCAAATTTTTCTCTATACATCTTTACAAGCTCGGCCTTTTTCTCTACGGGATTTTCAGCTTTTGCGAGTTCTCTTCTGTATAGAATATTAACCGCACCATCAGGACCCATAACTGCAATCTCTGCAATCGGATATGCGTAATTCACATCTGCTCTAAAGTGCTTTGAAGCCATAACATCGTATGCTCCACCATATGCTTTTCTTACGATTAATGTAATTTTGGGAACAGTTGCTTCAGCGTATGCATAAAGCAGCTTAGCACCATGAATAATAACGCCGTTGTGCTCCTGTGCAACGCCTGGCATGTATCCTGGTTGATCCTCAAAAGTGACAATAGGAATATTAAATGCATCGCAGAATCTGATAAACCTTGCGGCTTTAATTGCTGCTTTGTAATCAAGTGCACCTGCAAAGAATTGTGGCTGGTTGGCTATAATACCTACACTTCTTCCACCAAATCTTGCAAAGCCAACCACCATATTCTTTGCATAGTTTTCCTGTACTTCAAAGAAATATCCATCATCCACAACCTTTTTAATCAAATCTTTCATATTGTAGGGTTTGTTTGGATCTGCTGGCACAAGGTCATAAATAGATTCATCTCTTCTGTTTGGTGGATCATCTGTTGGTTTAAATGGCGGATCCTCCATGTTGTTTTGAGGTATAAACTGCAATAACTCTCTAACAAGCATTAAAGCGTCTTCATCGTTTTCTGCAGCAAAGTGAGCTACCTGTGTTTTTGTTGTGTGAACATCTGCGCCACCCAAATCCTCTTTGGTTATCTTCTCACCTGTAACGGCTTCGATTACATCAGGTCCTGTAATAAACATGAAGCTTGTATTTTTAACCATTATTGTAAAATCTGTCACTGCTGGAGAGTAAACCGCACCACCTGCAGTTGGACCCATGATTACAGAAATTTGAGGAATTACGCCTGAAAACATAACATTTCTTAAGAAGATATCGGCATAGCCTGCCAATGATTCTACGCCTTCCTGAATCCTTGCACCACCGGAATCATTCAAGCCAATAACAGGAGCACCGTTTTTTGCGGCCAGATCCATAATCTTGCAGATCTTTTTTGCATGGGCTCCAGAAAGCGAACCACCAAAAACGGTAAAGTCCTGACTGAAAACAAATACCAATCGTCCATCGATCGTTCCATATCCTGTAACAACACTATCGCCAAGGATTTTCTGCTTCTCCATTCCAAAATCAGTACACCTGTGTACAACAAACTTATCCAATTCAACAAAGCTGCCCTCATCAAGTAGCAATTTAATGCGTTCTCTGGCGGTTAGTTTTCCCTGGGCATGCTGTTTTTCAATACGCTCCAGTCCACCGCCTAATTCAGCCTGCTCTTCAAGTTTTTTGAGTTCCTCAAGTCTCTCACGCATCTGTTAAACCTCCTATATGACTATTTTCAACCACAATATATCTTAATCAAGCCAAAGTGTCAATAAACTTTTTTATCAATAGTTTGATAATTTTGACACTATTTCTATATATTGGTACAAATGAAAGAAATTTTTTAATAAGATTTAACATTGATTGTTTATAAAACTAAGGCAACTAAAAGAATGCAAAATTTCGCTTTTTTAATATTTGAAAATTCTATTACTATTTTTGTATAGTTTAGCAAAAAAAGGAGATTGAAATGGACAGGTCGGTTTTTAGAGAATACGACATAAGGGGCATCTGGCAGAAAAATATCGATGAGGGGTTTAGTTTTAAGTTAGGAAAAGCCTTTGGTATCTATCTAAAGCAAAAGGGGTTTTTAAAAAAAAGGGTAAGTGTTGGCTATGATGCAAGGTTATCTTCAGCTGAAATATTTAAAGCTGTTGCTATAGGCCTAAACAGTGAAGGTATTGAGGTTCTGGATCTTGGTTTGATTCCCACACCTATAAGCTATTTTTCTCTATTTCAACTTGATATTGACGGAAGCATAATGATTACAGCATCCCATAATCCCAAGCAGTACAACGGATTTAAATTATCGGCAGGAAAGGATACGCTATTTGGGGCTCAGATCCTTGAAATAGCCGATATTATGGAAAACATAACCCAAACTCTCGATGATTCAGAATTAGATATAGAAAAAGTTGATATTTTGAAGTACTACAGGGATTATTTAGCTAAGCAGTTTGGATATTTAAAAGATTTTGCCTATAAGCCGCGTTTTGCCATAGATGGAGGCAACGGTTCTGCTGGTTTTGTGGGCTATGATGTATTCAAAGATCTTGGTTTTGAGCCTATAGGTTTATTTATCCAGCCGGATGGGAATTTTCCCAATCATCACCCAGATCCTACAGTGGAGGAAAATCTTTTAGATCTAAAAAAAGCCATCAAGAACAACAATCTTGATTTTGGCATAGGTTACGATGGTGATGGCGATAGAATTGGGGTTGTATTGAGGGATGGATCGATTCTGTGGGGTGATCAGCTTTTACTTCTGTTTGCTGAATATATTTTAAAAGAAAAGAAAGACGCAGTATTTGTTGCAGATGTAAAATGCTCAGATGTTATTTTCAAAAGGATCGAGCAGCTTGGGGGCAAAATAGTGATGTATAAAACAGGGCATTCGCTCATAAAAAGCAAGATGAAACAGCTAAAAGCAGACCTTGCCGGTGAGATGAGCGGACATATCTTTTTTGCGCATAGGTACTTTGGATATGATGATGCTATTTATGTTTCATTAAGACTTGTTGAGATAGCAACAAAGTTTAAATTAGACCTTCTTGATTGGAAAAAAAATCTACCGGAGGTTTTCAATACACCAGAGATTCGCATAGACTGCCCTGAAGATAAAAAGCAAAGCGTAATAGAAAGATTTAAAAAAATTCTAAGTAGTGAAGAGTTATTTGATATTGAAAACATTATCGATATCGACGGTGTTAGATTCCACACAAAGCAGGGATGGGGACTTGTCAGGGCAAGCAATACACAGCCTGTCCTTGTTTTGCGTTTTGAGGCTCAAAGTAAAGATGCCTTGGATGATTTAGAAGAAAAAACATTGAAGATAATCGGAGAGCTGATAAATGAATGAAATATGGGAAAAATTAAAAAGCAACGAGCGACTCAATATAAATGATGCTAAGAAGATTTTGGCAAGTGATGATTTAATTGAGATAGGCAGGCTATCGCGTTGGTTAAAGTTAAAAAAAAGCGGCAAAAAGGTATATTTTGTATTTAATAAACATATCAACTACACAAACCTCTGCGTTTCAAAATGCAAATTCTGTGCTTTTTATAGAAACGGTTTTGAAGAGGATGCATATACTATGGAGGTTGAGGAGATTATAGATGAATTAAAGCAGCTGCCTGAAGATGTAAAAGAGGTTCACATTGTTGGGGGTTTGCATCCCACAAAACCGTTTTCATACTATGTTGATATGATTAGCTCAATCAGAAAAAACTTTCCTTCCATAAACATCAAGGCCTTTACGGCGGTGGAGATTGATTATTTTTCAAAAATCAGCGGTTTAAGCTATAAGGAAGTGTTAAAAACACTCAAAGATGCAGGGCTTGATTCGATGCCCGGAGGAGGTGCAGAGGTTTTCTCTGAAAGGGTAAGAAAAAAACTCTATCCCAATAAAATTCCTTTTGAAAAGTGGGCTTCAGTCCATGCAACAGCCCATAAACTCAACATTCCGACAAACGCTACGCTTCTTTTTGGTCATATTGAGACAGACGATGAAATTATAGACCATCTGTTTAAACTCAGAAGGCTTCAGGATGAACACCCCGGTTTTTTGTGTTTTATACCGTTGAGCTTTCATCCTGCAAATACGCCACTTAAAGGTAAGATTGAAAAGGTTGATGCCGTTAGAGAACTTAAGGTTTTGGCTTTATCAAGGTTAATTCTTGATAACTTTCCACATATAAAAGCCTACTGGGTAATGCTTTCGCCAAAGATAGGTCAGATCGGCCTACATTTTGGTGCTGATGATATTGACGGAACGATTATAAAAGAGAGGGTAACCCATGCAGCAGGTGCTCAAAGTCCTCTTGGTATGGAAAGAGACAATATTATCCATCTTATAAAAAACGCTGGCTTTATACCTGTTGAAAGAGATGCTCTCTACAACGAGATAGAGGTTTACGATGATTGATAAGATTTATAAAAAAATAGAAAACGGCGAAAGAATAAATAAAAAAGAGGGTGTTGCACTTTTAAAAGAGGGTGATTTTTTAGAGCTTGGCAGGCTTGCAAACATTATACGGTTTAGAAAGCATCCTCAAAGGGTTGTTACATTTATACTTGATACCAATATCAACTATACGAATATCTGCTATGTTGGATGTAGCTTTTGTGCCTTTTTTAGAAAAAAAACCGATAAAGATGCATATACTTTATCGATTAATGACCTGATTGAAAAAATAAAAGAGGCTAACAAAAAAGGTGTTACTACTGCTCTCATTCAGGGAGGGCTGAATCCTGAAATTCCTTACAGCTATTATATAGATCTGGTAAGAGAGCTTTCAAAATTTTCTGTGCATGTGCATGCCTTTTCTCCGCCTGAAATAGACCTAATGTGCAAGATTTCATCAAAAAGCGTTGATGAGGTGTTTGAGGATTTAAAAAAAGCTGGACTGACAACAATGCCTGGCGGTGGAGCTGAAATTTTATCAGAAAGGGTAAGAAAAATTATTTCGCCGAAAAAAATTTCGACAAAAAGGTGGCTTGAGATTATGGAAAAAGCCCACAGGCACGGTATAAAAACAACGGCAACAATGATGTTTGGTCATATTGAAACAGATGAGGATATAGTTGAACATCTTGAGCATATCAGGAGCCTGCAGGATAAAACAAAAGGGTTTAGTGCCTTTATCTGCTGGGATTTTAAACATGAAAACAACGAATTGGGCAAAAGGGTAAAAAGAAAGGTAACCGCTATTGATTATTTGAGGCTTGTTACCTTTAGCCGCATATATCTGGATAATTTTGACAATATTCAGGCAAGCTGGGCAAGTCAGGGAAAGGATACCGGTGAGGTAGCACTTCATTTTGGTGCAAACGATATGGGTAGCATGCTGATTGAGGAAAATGTTATGAGACAGGCAGGATTCAGGGTAAAAGCAGGAATTGATGAAATAGCTTCTTTGATTAAAAAAGCAGGTTTTAAACCTGCATTGAGAACAACAGACTACAGGATAATTAAATACCTTTAATCACTCAAAACAGTTCTGTTTCTGCCGCTGTTTTTGGCTTCATATAGGGCTTTGTCGGCCTTTTTAAATAGCTCATCAGGTGAGTCATTCTCCTTTATACCGGCAACGCCAAGGCTTATAGTCACTTTACCCACTTTTTCAAAATCGTGATTTTCTACTATTTTTCTAAGTTTCTCTGCTATTGTGTATGCTGTTTTTGCATCTGTACCTAAAAGCAAAACGGCAAACTCCTCACCGCCAATCCTAAACACCATATCGGATGCCCTAACACTATCTGATATAAGCTGTGAAAGCTCCTTTAAAACTATATCGCCAATATCATGACCGTAGGTGTCGTTTATCTTCTTAAAGTGGTCTATGTCGAAAATAATTAAAGAAAATGGTTTTTCATTCTCTAATGATTTGTCCACCTCATCGTAAAAAATCTTATTAAAATGCCTTCTATTGAAAAGGTTTGTAAGTCCATCTTTTATGCTCAGCTGTAAAAGTTTATCCTGGGTGTGCTTTTTGTGAGTTAAATCAAAGATTATTGCAATAAGTCCTTCCTCATATTCGTCTTTAAACATTGAACAGTGAATACCCAGATATTTTGGTTGAGAACATACATTTATCTCTTTTTCTTCATATATGTTTTGCTGGTCCGTTTCGTATATCTTTTTTAGATATTCAGTTAAACTATTTGTATCCTCTTTGCAGAAGAATTTACTGAAGGCTTCGTTTTTGGTAATAATGTTGCCATTTTCATCAACAACAATTAAAGGGTTGGGTATAGAATCTATCAAATGAGCCTGGAATTTTTCCTTTTTTACAAGCTTGGTTCTATACTCTTTAAGTCTGATCATAAGCTTATCAATAAAGAAATAAGCGATAATAAAGATTAAAATTTCAAATATAAATAACTCTGCCGATAGCTTAAGTACACTAATAAGCAAAATCTTTGAAAGCTTTTTTTCTCTTTTTTGTAATTTTGACTCAAAAATCCCGGGATGAAAACCACTACCAATAATCCAGTGCCACGGCTTGAAATAATAGATAAAAGAGGTTTTAAATGATATTTGATTTGTACCCAATATTTTGTAGTAGTAGTTTACATAACCTCTGCCCTTTGATAAAGCTATTTCAACCATTTTTTTGGCAAATAGATTACCTTTTGCATCTTTGCGCTTATTTATATCAACATATTTACCTACAAAATCTGGCTTGTTTGGAAGCACTATTCCTTTGTAAAATATCGGTTTATTATCTTTATCGAAAATCACTTTTATAACAAACACATACCCTGTTCCATTCACCCTATATCTAAAATTATTCATTTCTGTCTTATATTTTTCTTTTAGTTTATTCTCGATTTTTTCTAAGGGTTTTGCTGCCATTATATAAACATTGAAATTAGGGTCAAACTTGATGTAGGAAATATAAGGCGTAGCATGAATCGATAAAACGCCACTAAAAACAGGCTTTACCTTTAAAAATTTTTCAACACTTTTTAGATTATCGCCGTCTTTAATGCCTTTTATGGAACTTTTTATAACTTTGAAATTTTTATTTAATACGGCACAATGCTCGTTGGAATATCCAACGAAATTAATAATTAAATTAAAGAGTTGTTTAGGTGTTGCGGTATGTTTTAATGGCACAAAGATTCTATCTATCTCGTTTGCATATATCTTTAGCTGACTGATTGTTGATGGAATCATAGAGCTATAATCTTTTTTTAACCTTTTAACAAATAGCATTACTACATTTCTTACCCTTGCTTCTTCTTCTTGAAGATAAATTTTTTGGTATTCTTCTGTTATTAGATGCTTAAATGTATTCAAATATCTATAAAAACCTAAGCTGATAAATAGTAGTATAGCTATCTCAACAATTAAAGTTATTGTAACAAATTTTAACTTAAAACTTTTTTCCTCAGCCATATCTTGAAAACTTATAACAAAAAATTAACCGCAAAACAAATGTAAAATGCCCTCTTGAAAAACTGCAAAAAATGTGTTATTAATTAGCTGCAAACGGAGGAGTGGCCGAGTCTGGCTTAAGGCGGCGGTCTTGAAAACCGCTGAGCTCGCAAGGGCTCCGTGGGTTCGAATCCTACCTCCTCCGCCATTTTTTATATGGAGAGGTGGCCGAGCTGGCTGAAGGCGCTCGCCTGCTAAGCGAGTGTGTGGGCTAAAACCTGCACCGCGGGTTCGAATCCCGCCCTCTCCGCCATCTGCAGTTCAATTCCGATTAAAATAAAAATCTCTATACAATCAAGCGATTTTTTGTTTTGATAAAAAATAAAATGCTATCTGTTGTCAAACTCAACATTACCTTCATTCTTATGTTTTTTCTCTTTCAAAAAGGCAAATCCAAACACAAACAGGTTAAAGGCAAATATTACAGCAGTTAAAATATACATTACCTTAAAAGAGCAATGGATGCCAATTTCGATACCAAACAAAGGACCAAGGCTTCCTCCTATATCACCCAAAAGTTGATATAAACCAACGGCTCTGCCCCTCTGGTTGATAGTTGTAAAATCCCCTAAAATACTCAATAAGGTGATATTGTTTATTCCAACAGAGACTCCTATCATAATCAATGCAATCAATACATCTAAAGCTGTATTTGCTATACCAAGTAGTATAAAACCGCAAATCACGATTGCAACGGCTGGAAAACCGATAATAGAGCGAATGGCGAGTTTATCTATGATTTTTGATGCTATAACCCCCGCAAGACCACTTGAAACCATCATTATGGACATGGCAATACCGCTTGAAAATCTTGCATCATTAACAAAAAAGAAGATATGCTTGAAAGATAAAAATATAACAAGCGTTGCCATAACAACACCCTGCACAGAAAAGAATGTCAAAAGATTGCCAGTTGATATTACAGCCAGATCGGGGTTTTTAATGATAAATCCAAACGATTCCTTTAGTTTAAACGAAGCTTTAAATTTCTCTATTTTCTCCTCTTTAAAGAATACCAGAACAATAAAAGCTCCGATAAATGATGCAGATACGCTTAACAAAAAGGCAGTTAGATTTGAAAACAGGCTTGAAAAAATTCCCCCAATGACAAGTCCAGCAGGCACTCCTAAAGATAAAGCAATTCTAACTTTGGCTGTAAACTGCCCCCTATTTTTGCGTGTGGATCTGTTTAATGCTATTGTGTTTGCAGAGATAAAAACAAAAGCAGAGCCCACACCCCAGATAACCCTTCCAGCAAGCATCAACCAGCCATGACAGATATACAAAGAGATAACATAAAAGATGCTTCCCAGGCTCTCAAGAAGAAGTCCACAGACAAGTGGTGTTTTACCTCCAAAAGAATCGATAACAAGACCAACAAACTGATTAACAAATATACGCGTGATTTTATTTGCAGATATGATTAAACCGATAAAAAAAGCCGACAAACCAAATTGCAAACTCAGAACAGGCAGGATTGGAAAAACTATTCCTCCACCAATGCCACCCAAAAACACAACAAGGGGAAGAACAAATCCAAGGCCATTGTTTTTCATGCAGAAAGAATATTGGATTTTTGAGTGTAATTCTACTAAAATTTACAAAAAAAGGAGGTATTATGGCAGTGTTAAAATCATTTATCTTATCGGTTGCTACTTTTGTGTTTTTGTTTTGCACTACAGCTTTTGCTGCATCAAATATTATTATCTTTCATGCAGGCAGTCTTACTGTGCCCATTAGAAAAATGGCTAAAGCCTTCCAAAAGAAGTATCCGCAATACAGAATCTTAGATGAGCCTTCTGGCTCTCGTGTTGCAGCAAGAAAGGTTGCTGAACTAAAAAAGCCATGCGACATCGTGGCAAGTGCTGATTATACGGTTATAAACAACATCCTTATGAAAAAAGGATTTGCCGATTTTAATATTGAGTTTGCAACAAACAGCCTTGCTATTGTTTATACCAAAAAATCACGATATGCGGGTATAATTAATCAAAAAAACTGGCCTTATATTTTACTAAAAAAAGATGTGGTTGTTGGGCATTCAAATCCAAACGATGACCCCTGTGGCTATAGAGCGATGTTTGTTGCAAAACTTGCCCAAAAATATTATCACATCAAGGATTTCTACAAAAAGTTGTTTGGATATCCCGACTATTACAAGCCGGGATTTGAAAAAAAAGGAAAAATCGTTGTAAGACCAAAAGAGACTGATTTGCTATCTTTGCTTGAAGCTGGTGATGTTGACTATATCTTTCTGTATAAATCTGTGGCAATTCAGCACCATTTAAAGTATATTCAGCTACCAGATCATATAAATCTATCAAACCCTGAATATGCAAAATTCTATTCGCAGGCTTGCTTTAAGGTTACAGCTAACTCACCCAATAACTACATTTTAAAATGTGCAAAACCCATAATCTATTCGCTTACAATACCTCACAATGAAAATTCACCACAAAATCCAGACGGTGCTATATTGTTTGTTAAATTTATGCTCTCAAAAAAGGGTCAATCTATATTAAAATCGTGCGGGCAGGGCATTATAAATCCACCTGTGGTGATAGGCAAAAAACCTGTGTGGCTTAAATGAGTTTTTTGAAAGTTGACAATATCAGTTTTAATATATCAAGCTTTTCTTTAAAGAACCTATCGTTTGTTATAGAAAAAGGCAAGACGCTTGCTTTGATAGGAAAAAGCGGCTCTGGCAAAACAATGACACTTGAACTTATAGCCGGTATAAAAACACCGCATAAAGGCAAAATTTACCTTGATGAGAAGGATATAACACATCTGCCACGCCACAAAAGAGAGATTTCAATCGTATATCAGGATTATGTTTTGTTTCCACATATGAATGTGGAGCAAAACATACTTTACTCCCAAAAAAACAAACCAGACAGAGATCTATTTCAAAGAATTGTTAACACTTTTAAAATAAACCATATGCTTAAAAGGCCTGTAAATGCACTATCCGGCGGAGAAAAGCAAAAAATTGTACTTGCAAGGGCGATTATGTCTAAACCAAAATTACTTTTACTTGATGAGCCTTTAAGCGCCATTGATTTTCCGTTCAGGCGGGATTTTTTAGACTTTATTTATTATTTAAAAGAAGAGTTTGGTCTGACGATGATCTATGTTACGCACAACTTTAAAGAGGCTTTAACCATTGCAGATGAAGCAGCTGTGATGTTTAACGGAGAGATTATAAGAAAAGGTAGGCCTGATGAGGTTTTGCAAAATCCAGAAAACTTAGAAACGGCACGGTTTCTGGGTTATAGGAATATTTTACCCATAAACCTTTTAGAGCAACAAAAAAGGGGTTTTTTTAGCGTATCACCAGAAAAGATAAACATTTTTGACAAACAAAAAGATGGATGTCTCTGTCTAAAAGGCAAATTAAAAAGCCCTATTGATATATCAAAAAGATACTCTATAATCGATGTAGATGGTTATAATGTGTTTGTTAAAGCCAAAGAAAATGCCAAAACCAAGCTATTTATATGTTTTAAGAAGGAGGATATCATTTACCTAAATGGTTAAAGATTTTAGATCGATATTTGCACTTTTGGGTGTTATCGTAGTTATTTTTCTGCTTTTTCCTGTAATAGACCTCTTTAAAATTTCAGGCCTTTCAGCACTAAAAGATGCAATATCGGATAAAACGGTGGTTAACTCTGTTATCTTAACGATAAAAATATCCTTTTTCTCAACGGTGTTTATCCTATTATTCGGCGTGCCGCTTGCCTACCTGCTTGCAAGATATAACTTTTTTTTAAAACCTGTTGTTGAAGGAATTGTTGATCTACCCACAATGATTCCCCACATTGCTGCAGGTATTGCACTGCTTGTTGTATTTGGTTCAAAGGGATTGTTAGGAAAATTTTTTTATACATTCAGCATAAAGTTTCTTGATACTCAGTGGGGTATTTTTGCTGCCATGAGCTTTGTTTCTGCACCTTATCTTATAAACGCAGCCAAAGAGAGTTTTAAAAAAATAGATCCAAGACTTGAATATGTTTCTGAAACATTGGGCATCACACCTTTTGAGACATTTTTAAAAATAACTCTGCCTCTTGCAAAAAAAGATATTATAAACGGTGCTTTGATGATGTGGGGTAGGGGAATAGGCGAGTTTGGAGCTGTTGTTGTGCTTGCCTATTACCCCATGACAACGCCTGTTTTGATATACGATAGATTTACAAGCTACGGTTTAAAATACGCAATGGGTGCTGCAGTTTTGTTGATAACCATTTCGCTGTTAATATTTGTTTCTGTAAGATTTTTATCAAGAAAGTAGGGGGTTGTTATGAAAAGTATGATAAAGCCTAAAGAAGCACTGAATATTATTTTAGAACAGATTAAGCCTGTTGGATGCGAAGAGGTTTCGATTTTTGAGGCAAACAGAAGGGTCTGCTGCAAAAAACTCATATCAAATAAAAACCTGCCACCGCTTGATGATGCTGCAATGGATGGTTATGCGGTTAGATTTGAGGATATTAAAAATCCACCTGTAACATTAAAGATTTTGGGTGTGATTAAAGCTGGCGATGATGTGTCAGGCAAAAAAATAGAAAAGGGCAGCTGCTACAGAATCATGACCGGTGCTTTTTTGCCTGAAGGTGCTGATACGGTTGTTGAGTTTGAAGCAACAAGACAATTAGATGAAAACAGCGTTGAAATCTTAAAAGAAAAAAAGAAAAATGCCAATGTAAGGTTTAAGGGAGAGGATATAAAAGAGAATGAAGAGATAGATTTTACAGGAGAGATTCTTACACCCTACAAACTCTCAAGACTGGTCTCGACAAACAATATTTTTGTCAATGTCTATAAAAAACCTTCTGTGTGTATTATATCAACAGGCGATGAACTGGATAAATTGGGAAGCTGCAAAAAACATTCAATAATAGACTCAAACGCTTTTTTCTTAAAGTCGTTTTTAAAGCAGGAACTTGATATTGATGCTGCCTATCTTGGTATATCGAAAGACTCAAAGGACGACCTTATTAAATTACTGGATGAGGCCTCCCGCTATGATGTTATTATTACAACAGCGGGCATCTCTTTTGGAGATTTTGATGTCGTAACCAATGTAGAAAAACAGATCGGCATAAACTGGTTGTTTAAGTATGTACAACAAAAGCCGGGTAAACCTTTTGCGTTTGGAACACTGAAAAAT containing:
- a CDS encoding ABC transporter permease yields the protein MVKDFRSIFALLGVIVVIFLLFPVIDLFKISGLSALKDAISDKTVVNSVILTIKISFFSTVFILLFGVPLAYLLARYNFFLKPVVEGIVDLPTMIPHIAAGIALLVVFGSKGLLGKFFYTFSIKFLDTQWGIFAAMSFVSAPYLINAAKESFKKIDPRLEYVSETLGITPFETFLKITLPLAKKDIINGALMMWGRGIGEFGAVVVLAYYPMTTPVLIYDRFTSYGLKYAMGAAVLLITISLLIFVSVRFLSRK
- a CDS encoding ABC transporter ATP-binding protein, with amino-acid sequence MSFLKVDNISFNISSFSLKNLSFVIEKGKTLALIGKSGSGKTMTLELIAGIKTPHKGKIYLDEKDITHLPRHKREISIVYQDYVLFPHMNVEQNILYSQKNKPDRDLFQRIVNTFKINHMLKRPVNALSGGEKQKIVLARAIMSKPKLLLLDEPLSAIDFPFRRDFLDFIYYLKEEFGLTMIYVTHNFKEALTIADEAAVMFNGEIIRKGRPDEVLQNPENLETARFLGYRNILPINLLEQQKRGFFSVSPEKINIFDKQKDGCLCLKGKLKSPIDISKRYSIIDVDGYNVFVKAKENAKTKLFICFKKEDIIYLNG
- the wtpA gene encoding tungstate ABC transporter substrate-binding protein WtpA, which encodes MAVLKSFILSVATFVFLFCTTAFAASNIIIFHAGSLTVPIRKMAKAFQKKYPQYRILDEPSGSRVAARKVAELKKPCDIVASADYTVINNILMKKGFADFNIEFATNSLAIVYTKKSRYAGIINQKNWPYILLKKDVVVGHSNPNDDPCGYRAMFVAKLAQKYYHIKDFYKKLFGYPDYYKPGFEKKGKIVVRPKETDLLSLLEAGDVDYIFLYKSVAIQHHLKYIQLPDHINLSNPEYAKFYSQACFKVTANSPNNYILKCAKPIIYSLTIPHNENSPQNPDGAILFVKFMLSKKGQSILKSCGQGIINPPVVIGKKPVWLK
- a CDS encoding molybdopterin molybdotransferase MoeA → MKSMIKPKEALNIILEQIKPVGCEEVSIFEANRRVCCKKLISNKNLPPLDDAAMDGYAVRFEDIKNPPVTLKILGVIKAGDDVSGKKIEKGSCYRIMTGAFLPEGADTVVEFEATRQLDENSVEILKEKKKNANVRFKGEDIKENEEIDFTGEILTPYKLSRLVSTNNIFVNVYKKPSVCIISTGDELDKLGSCKKHSIIDSNAFFLKSFLKQELDIDAAYLGISKDSKDDLIKLLDEASRYDVIITTAGISFGDFDVVTNVEKQIGINWLFKYVQQKPGKPFAFGTLKNSFIFSFPGNPVSTTFCSFFYLLPALKKMMGFKRYMHKTFRAKLTKDVKKSNDRVHFNRVTIKYKDGEFFAEPFQIQGSNIIRSISTCNGFAMIGSDRVGIIKKGEMVDVIVYDSCSFLAY